The following proteins are co-located in the Microbulbifer sp. VAAF005 genome:
- the ispC gene encoding 1-deoxy-D-xylulose-5-phosphate reductoisomerase has translation MQVIPPQQITVLGSTGSIGVSTLDVLARHPEKYSVFALTARERVADLAQQCRRFKPQYAVVVDEARAEELRILLGGEVDTEVLSGVEGLCRVASDTQVDTVMAAIVGAAGLRPTLAAVDAGKKVLLANKEALVMAGPIFQRALNKSGAQLLPIDSEHNAIFQCLPFPCEDLEAAGVEKILLTGSGGPFRTRAASELGAVTPDEACAHPNWSMGRKISVDSATMMNKGLEFIEACYLFNARPEQIEIVVHPQSIIHSMVQYRDGSLLAQMGNPDMRTPIAHALAFPQRIDAGVPALDLIAQGRLDFEAPDFNRFPCLRLAREAVNEGKSAPTVLNAANEIAVEAFLEGRLAFTDIALVIEKVMNRAPVVELSGLEAVEAIDFNARELAKQALAAL, from the coding sequence ATGCAAGTAATTCCCCCGCAACAAATTACCGTTCTCGGCTCCACTGGTTCGATCGGCGTGAGCACCCTGGATGTGTTGGCGCGACACCCGGAAAAATATTCTGTTTTTGCTCTTACCGCCCGTGAAAGAGTTGCCGACCTTGCTCAGCAGTGTCGGCGATTTAAGCCTCAATATGCTGTTGTTGTCGATGAGGCGCGAGCTGAAGAGTTGCGAATACTGCTTGGCGGCGAAGTCGATACGGAAGTTCTAAGTGGGGTGGAGGGCTTGTGTCGTGTTGCCTCCGATACTCAGGTCGATACAGTCATGGCGGCGATCGTAGGAGCTGCGGGATTGCGCCCAACCTTGGCGGCAGTAGACGCGGGCAAGAAAGTGTTACTGGCGAACAAGGAAGCGCTTGTTATGGCGGGCCCAATATTTCAGAGGGCCTTGAATAAGAGTGGTGCGCAACTGTTGCCGATTGACAGTGAGCACAATGCAATCTTTCAATGTTTGCCATTCCCCTGCGAGGACCTCGAAGCTGCGGGCGTGGAAAAAATACTGCTTACGGGTTCGGGTGGGCCATTTCGCACTCGGGCTGCGAGCGAGTTGGGGGCGGTGACGCCAGATGAGGCTTGTGCACACCCCAATTGGTCGATGGGCCGGAAGATCTCTGTTGACTCCGCCACAATGATGAATAAAGGGCTCGAGTTTATAGAAGCGTGCTATTTGTTTAATGCGCGCCCTGAGCAGATTGAGATAGTCGTGCACCCCCAGAGTATTATTCACTCGATGGTACAGTACCGGGATGGCTCTTTACTGGCGCAGATGGGTAACCCGGATATGCGCACTCCTATTGCCCATGCCCTGGCTTTTCCCCAGCGCATCGATGCAGGGGTGCCAGCTTTGGATCTGATTGCGCAAGGCCGGCTGGATTTTGAGGCCCCGGATTTTAATCGTTTTCCTTGTCTGCGTTTGGCGCGAGAGGCTGTTAATGAGGGAAAAAGTGCTCCAACAGTCTTAAATGCAGCGAATGAAATTGCAGTAGAAGCCTTCCTGGAGGGGCGTTTAGCATTTACTGATATTGCATTGGTGATAGAAAAAGTGATGAATAGGGCTCCCGTTGTTGAACTGTCGGGACTCGAGGCAGTCGAAGCCATTGATTTCAATGCGCGAGAACTGGCCAAGCAGGCGCTTGCCGCCCTCTAA
- a CDS encoding phosphatidate cytidylyltransferase, with the protein MLKQRIITALVLLALFMGVLFLLPMQWFSLIFVAVILLAGWEWANLSNLNRALRFVFLAALGFALMVTAQYVFSMNFDDPDIDRGRQILAVACGWWALAFLWVQSYPSSAALWGNRWVRGLIGLVVLVPTWLSLVVLRGLDHGAWLVLYVVAIVAAADVGAYFVGRKFGKRKLAREVSPGKSWEGFFGGLGACLILALVTSYLFELPLKNTVLFTFGVLVTALASVIGDLVESMFKRHRGIKDSSHMLPGHGGILDRIDSLSAALPVFTMAALASELPKYL; encoded by the coding sequence GTGCTAAAACAAAGAATAATTACTGCTTTGGTGCTATTAGCACTGTTTATGGGGGTATTGTTTTTACTTCCAATGCAGTGGTTTTCACTGATATTTGTGGCGGTTATCCTCCTGGCGGGGTGGGAGTGGGCCAATCTATCGAACTTGAACCGTGCGCTGCGCTTTGTTTTCCTCGCCGCATTGGGGTTTGCCCTAATGGTCACGGCTCAATACGTCTTTTCAATGAATTTTGATGATCCAGATATCGATCGCGGCCGCCAGATTCTGGCTGTAGCCTGTGGTTGGTGGGCGCTCGCTTTCTTGTGGGTGCAGAGCTACCCGTCCAGTGCTGCTCTGTGGGGCAACCGATGGGTGCGAGGTCTGATAGGTCTTGTTGTATTAGTTCCAACCTGGTTGTCACTGGTAGTTTTGCGAGGCTTGGATCATGGAGCCTGGCTGGTTCTTTACGTGGTGGCGATCGTTGCAGCGGCGGATGTCGGTGCTTATTTTGTCGGCCGCAAGTTTGGTAAGAGGAAGCTGGCTAGAGAAGTTAGTCCAGGCAAGTCCTGGGAGGGCTTTTTCGGTGGCTTGGGTGCTTGCTTGATTTTGGCCCTCGTAACCTCCTACCTATTTGAGCTTCCACTGAAAAATACTGTCTTGTTCACTTTTGGTGTCTTGGTTACTGCACTGGCTTCAGTTATTGGGGACTTGGTGGAGAGTATGTTTAAGAGGCACAGAGGGATTAAGGACAGTAGTCATATGTTACCGGGGCACGGTGGCATCCTCGATCGGATAGATAGCCTTTCCGCGGCTCTTCCAGTGTTTACGATGGCCGCACTAGCGAGCGAGCTGCCGAAATACTTGTAG
- the frr gene encoding ribosome recycling factor translates to MIEDIKTDAKARMGKALDALAGNFNKIRTGRAHPSILDGIHVSYYGSDTPLSQVANVTVEDARTLSVTPWEKNLVPDIEKAIMKSDLGLNPSTAGAVIRIPMPMLTEETRKNFTRQAKSEAETARVSIRNIRRDALADVKSLVKDKEISEDDERRASDDIQKITDQFVADVDKALAAKEKDLMEI, encoded by the coding sequence GTGATTGAAGATATAAAAACAGACGCGAAAGCTCGTATGGGTAAGGCACTTGATGCCCTGGCTGGAAATTTCAACAAGATTCGCACCGGCCGTGCACACCCGAGTATTCTCGATGGCATCCACGTCTCCTATTACGGTTCTGATACTCCGTTATCTCAGGTTGCCAATGTTACTGTTGAGGATGCGCGCACTCTTTCCGTAACTCCCTGGGAGAAAAATCTGGTCCCGGATATCGAAAAGGCCATTATGAAGTCCGATTTGGGCCTCAATCCCAGCACAGCTGGTGCGGTTATCCGTATTCCAATGCCTATGCTTACCGAAGAAACTCGCAAAAACTTCACTCGCCAGGCAAAGAGTGAGGCAGAGACAGCGCGGGTTTCCATTCGCAATATTCGTCGCGATGCGCTGGCGGACGTGAAGTCATTGGTCAAGGATAAGGAAATTTCTGAGGACGATGAGCGCCGCGCAAGTGACGACATTCAGAAAATTACCGATCAGTTTGTCGCTGATGTGGACAAAGCACTGGCAGCGAAAGAAAAAGACCTGATGGAAATTTAA